In Polynucleobacter arcticus, the following proteins share a genomic window:
- the yjgA gene encoding ribosome biogenesis factor YjgA yields the protein MHVNEKNRTPKKVDLDEGPSKSELKRLMTERQKLAEVLAALSSDALKTIPMDEAIKAAIAETNKIKSFEAIRRHKQYLGKLMRFLDEEELDAIQKRLDAIQGVSKAETAKLHHLESYRDRLIANDETFTKMIEQYPDMDIQNMRTLIRNARKEKETNKPPKAYREIFRVLKDMGI from the coding sequence ATGCACGTCAATGAAAAGAACCGGACCCCCAAGAAAGTTGATCTGGATGAAGGTCCCAGCAAGTCAGAGTTAAAGCGTCTGATGACCGAGCGCCAGAAACTGGCTGAGGTTCTGGCAGCGCTCAGTAGCGATGCTTTGAAGACCATCCCTATGGATGAGGCCATTAAAGCGGCTATTGCGGAAACCAACAAAATCAAAAGTTTTGAAGCGATTCGGCGTCACAAGCAATATCTTGGAAAACTCATGCGCTTTTTAGATGAAGAAGAGCTCGATGCGATTCAGAAGCGTTTGGATGCTATCCAAGGGGTTAGCAAAGCAGAGACTGCCAAACTCCACCATCTTGAGTCCTATCGCGATCGACTGATTGCGAATGATGAAACCTTCACCAAGATGATTGAGCAATACCCTGATATGGATATTCAGAATATGCGTACGCTGATTCGTAATGCCCGCAAAGAAAAAGAAACCAATAAGCCACCTAAGGCTTATCGTGAAATCTTTCGCGTTTTAAAAGATATGGGAATTTAA
- a CDS encoding type II toxin-antitoxin system RelE/ParE family toxin — protein MRTTFKKAFVQFVKKASKPLQLVIEIRVAEVCNNPKIGQQKLGDLQGVFVYKFRFKTQEYLMAYQCDHFTETTKITWIKFCQIGPHENFYTRLKKSIQFK, from the coding sequence ATGAGAACTACCTTTAAAAAAGCCTTTGTCCAGTTTGTAAAAAAGGCTTCTAAGCCTCTGCAGTTAGTAATTGAAATCAGGGTCGCTGAAGTTTGCAATAACCCTAAGATAGGTCAACAAAAGCTGGGGGATCTTCAGGGGGTATTCGTTTATAAGTTTCGCTTTAAAACACAAGAGTATTTGATGGCGTATCAGTGTGATCATTTTACTGAAACAACAAAAATAACCTGGATTAAATTTTGTCAAATTGGGCCTCATGAAAATTTTTATACGCGATTAAAAAAATCCATTCAATTCAAATGA
- a CDS encoding GMC family oxidoreductase: MTPTNTYDYIIIGAGSAGCMLAKRLTENPAKRVLLIEAGKNDNYIWIHVPVGYLYCIDNPRADWRFKTAAEPGLNGRSLLYPRGRVLGGCSSINGMIYMRGQEGDYASWVKATGDDSWSWQNALRRYKSFEDYHGAANQWHGKGGEWTVSKQRLRWPIMDIFREAAVEAGIPASDDFNQGDNFGVGYFDVSQRKGWRLNTSKAFLRDAAKRANLTVITEAMVNKLLIDPNSKNCYGVQYVQDGKTTEVLCNIANQGEVILSAGAIGSVQILERSGIGSAVLLNKLGIPVMADLPGVGENLQDHLQLRMIYKVNGIQTLNTKANSWLGKLMIGIEYVFKRSGPMSMAPSQLGAFAYSSPDQPSANVEYHVQPLSLEKFGEDLHSFNAITASVCNLRPTSRGSVHIQSLDPEVPPVIAPNYLSTDDDRKVAADSLRLTRKIVESPALKPYAPDEYKPGRQYQSDEELIKAAGDIGTTIFHPVGTCKMGCDDDPMAVLDSQLRVRGIHHLRVVDASAMPTITSGNTAAPTMMIAQRAAELLTGE, translated from the coding sequence ATGACTCCAACAAACACCTACGACTACATCATCATCGGCGCCGGTAGCGCGGGCTGCATGTTGGCTAAGCGTCTAACGGAGAATCCCGCTAAACGGGTGCTCTTAATTGAGGCTGGCAAGAACGACAATTACATCTGGATACATGTACCAGTTGGGTATTTGTATTGCATTGATAATCCCCGCGCAGATTGGCGCTTCAAGACAGCTGCCGAACCGGGTCTGAACGGCCGTTCATTGTTGTACCCGCGCGGTAGGGTTTTGGGTGGCTGCTCATCTATTAACGGCATGATTTATATGCGGGGCCAAGAGGGTGATTACGCCTCTTGGGTCAAGGCAACGGGTGATGACTCTTGGTCTTGGCAAAACGCATTGCGTCGGTACAAATCATTTGAGGATTACCACGGGGCCGCTAATCAGTGGCACGGTAAAGGCGGTGAGTGGACTGTTTCTAAGCAGCGCTTGCGTTGGCCCATCATGGATATCTTTAGAGAGGCTGCAGTAGAGGCGGGTATTCCGGCATCGGATGACTTTAACCAAGGCGATAACTTTGGGGTGGGTTACTTTGATGTTAGCCAGCGTAAGGGCTGGCGTCTCAACACCTCCAAAGCATTTTTACGTGATGCTGCTAAACGAGCTAATCTCACGGTTATTACGGAGGCAATGGTCAATAAATTACTGATCGATCCAAACTCTAAAAATTGTTACGGCGTGCAATATGTCCAAGACGGCAAGACAACTGAAGTTCTCTGCAATATCGCTAATCAGGGCGAAGTCATTTTGAGTGCAGGTGCCATTGGTAGTGTGCAGATTTTGGAGCGCTCGGGTATTGGCTCTGCAGTGCTTCTCAACAAGCTGGGTATTCCCGTGATGGCAGACTTGCCAGGCGTCGGCGAGAACTTGCAAGACCATTTGCAATTGCGCATGATTTATAAAGTGAATGGTATTCAGACTCTGAATACAAAAGCAAATTCATGGCTGGGTAAATTGATGATTGGTATTGAGTATGTGTTTAAGCGCTCTGGACCGATGTCGATGGCGCCTTCTCAACTGGGCGCGTTTGCCTATAGTTCTCCTGATCAGCCTTCAGCAAATGTGGAATATCACGTGCAGCCTTTATCGCTTGAAAAGTTTGGTGAAGATTTACATTCATTTAATGCGATCACCGCAAGCGTGTGTAACTTGCGGCCAACATCACGCGGTAGTGTACACATTCAATCACTTGATCCTGAAGTGCCGCCAGTGATTGCACCAAATTATTTATCTACCGATGATGATCGCAAGGTTGCTGCTGACTCATTACGTCTCACGCGCAAGATTGTGGAAAGTCCCGCACTGAAACCCTATGCACCTGATGAATACAAACCAGGCAGGCAATATCAAAGCGATGAAGAATTGATTAAAGCAGCAGGTGATATTGGGACAACGATTTTTCATCCAGTAGGCACTTGTAAGATGGGTTGTGACGATGATCCGATGGCAGTGCTTGACTCTCAATTACGGGTGAGGGGTATTCATCATCTCAGAGTGGTAGATGCTTCTGCAATGCCAACGATTACCTCCGGTAATACGGCAGCGCCTACGATGATGATTGCGCAACGCGCCGCTGAATTGCTCACTGGTGAGTAG
- a CDS encoding helix-turn-helix domain-containing protein translates to MTQYMTAEDLFAHVQKMPSKERIKFFSLIAINAFQDNDYNHEQVFGHLRNATFSAEEAAEFLEISLTTLRRYVQAGRLKPTSIIGRNQLFSSADLKLLKQKINKE, encoded by the coding sequence ATGACTCAATACATGACCGCGGAGGATCTTTTTGCTCATGTGCAAAAAATGCCCTCAAAAGAACGTATTAAATTTTTCTCTTTAATTGCGATAAATGCCTTCCAAGATAATGACTATAACCATGAGCAAGTATTTGGACACCTAAGAAATGCCACCTTTTCGGCGGAAGAGGCCGCAGAATTTTTAGAGATCTCGCTAACTACCTTACGTAGATATGTACAGGCTGGCAGATTAAAGCCCACATCAATCATTGGAAGAAATCAGTTATTTTCTAGCGCCGATCTGAAATTGCTAAAACAGAAAATTAATAAAGAATAG